Below is a genomic region from Ferrovibrio sp. MS7.
CCTGGGCGCTGTGCCGGATTTCCGTGCCGTGCTGCATGCCGGTCCGGTGGTGGTAGGCGAAATGGGCGATTTCAAGCGCGAGATCGCCCTGCTCGGTGATACCATCAACACCACGGCCAAGATCGAGCAATGGGCCAAGGGGGTGGAGCATACGGTTATCGCCAGCCGCGCCGCGCTCGACGCCATGGGTGCGCTGGAGGATGTAAAGGCCGTTCCGCTCGGTGCGCAGACGCTGCCAGGCAAGGCCCAGCCACTAGAACTTTTCGCTTTACAGTCAGAACAGAAATAACGCCGGGAAGAGAGTGATCATGAGTACATCGGTTCCGCTGGCATTCATCGCCGGGCGCGTGTTGCTGCCCTTCGCCTGCGGCTATTTCATGTCCTACCTGTTCCGCTCGGTGAACGCGGTGATCGCGCCGAACCTGCAACAGGATCTTAATATCGGCGCCGCCGATCTCGGCAGCCTGACCGCTGCCTATTTCATCATTTTTTCACTGGCACAGTTGCCGCTCGGTATCCTGCTTGACCGCTACGGGCCGCGCCGTGTGCAAGCTGCCTTGCTGCTTTTCGCCGCGCTCGGCGCCGGCGTGTTCGCCCTCGGCACGCAATTCTCGCATCTGTTCATCGGCCGCACCCTGATCGGCCTGGGCGTTGCCGGCGGCCTGATGAGCGCGATGAAAACCATTTCGCTGTGGCTGCCCGCTGAACGCTGGGCGCTGGCCAATGGCGTGTTCATGACCGCCGGCGGCCTCGGCGCACTCTGTGCCACGCTGCCGGTGGAATTGCTGGTGCAGTGGCTCGACTGGCGTGCCGTGTTCTGGATTCTCGCCGCCATGGTGACGGCGGCATCGGCGGCAATCTTCTTTGCCGTGCCGGAGAAACCCGGCTCGCATAGCGCGGCGGAAAGCCTGGGCAGCCAGTTGCGCGATTGCGGTCGCATCCTGGTCGACCGCCGCTTCTGGCGCATCGCGCCGGTTTCGATGCTGGGCATGGCCAGCGGCATGGCGATCCAGGGCTTATGGTCCGGGCCTTACCTGCGCGATGTCGGTGGCCTGGGCCGGCTTGAGGCCGCGGAATTACAGTTCATGCTGGCCGCTGCCTTAACGCTCGGCTTCACCCTCACCGGCATCGTTGCCGACCGGCTGCAGCGCTTTGGCATCAGCCTGCGCGCAACACTTTGCGC
It encodes:
- a CDS encoding MFS transporter, with translation MSTSVPLAFIAGRVLLPFACGYFMSYLFRSVNAVIAPNLQQDLNIGAADLGSLTAAYFIIFSLAQLPLGILLDRYGPRRVQAALLLFAALGAGVFALGTQFSHLFIGRTLIGLGVAGGLMSAMKTISLWLPAERWALANGVFMTAGGLGALCATLPVELLVQWLDWRAVFWILAAMVTAASAAIFFAVPEKPGSHSAAESLGSQLRDCGRILVDRRFWRIAPVSMLGMASGMAIQGLWSGPYLRDVGGLGRLEAAELQFMLAAALTLGFTLTGIVADRLQRFGISLRATLCAATMLYGVTLVILAAGWAPTSLIVWCVFGLLCNTTVLAYPILSTQFPAQVTGRVNTLLNGVVFGFAFFAQAGLGWIIDLWPRQANGGYPPEAYTWAFGIPLVAMLLALLWYMAPGRTKMDRDARIKSAHDD